The stretch of DNA TCCTCATAatctgaaacactgatgtaggtCAGATACGtttcacatcccttacgaaccaactttttTGCCCTCAATGCAGAAATCATATTCGATAAATAGTTCTGACATACCCCAATTAAGACTACCTTGCTATCGTCCTCAGTTCTCAGTACAACCCTTTTTATGGCACAATCTAAGCTCACCCAGTGTTTAACCAACCAGTTCATTCCCAGTAtcagatcaaactctccaaaaggCAGTTCTATCAAATCAACTAGAAAAATAGCCTAttgaacctctaaaggaacgTCTCTAAACAACTTATTTACTTTTACTGATTGTCCTAGTAAACTCAGTATAGTCACCTCACTCGCAGTGCTCTCAACCAAGATACCCAAATTCTCGGTCATAACACTAActatataggagtgagtggatcctatatctatcagtgcagtataaggtacattataaataaagaacgtCGTCGTGGTAACGTCTGGAACATCTCCATCCTCTAGGCGACATGCAGCATAAATTAGAGTCGGCTGCCTCGCCTtagtatgaccagcacctctactCGGTGCTCTCTGACCATGGCCCAACCCATTACGACCTCTAGCCTGACCACATCTTCTCAGTTGCTGTTGAGCTACTCCTGGTGGTGGTGCAATACCAATATCCAGAGCTTGCATCTGACCGAACCTCCACAGACACTCTCTAATACAATGCTCTAATGAAATGCACCTCAAACAAGCCCCAGTTCTTTTtcaacactcgccctgatggcatCTACCATAGTCAGTACACAGTGACTATCTAGTAGCAGCAATGGGAGCCCGAACTCTGATTGGCCCATCAACTCTAGCCTTTTTTTAGGCTTCTGAATGGAACTCGAGCGCTCTGAATCCTTCTTATTCTTACCTCTCTCTCTGTCACAGTTCTGTGCTCAGTACGCTTCACTTTCTCGGtgatcttcgccttatcaaccaatgtagcaaaatctcgctccctttATGGTGCTATCAAAACCCTCAAattatccctgaggccatcctcaaagtgaACACATCGTCTGTACTCTGTCGCCCCCATACCACATGCATAGCGGCTCAGTCGTAAAAACTCGACCTCAAACTCGGCCACTTATCTATCTCATTGAGTCAAATTTAAGAACTCTctcctacgggcatccacatagctggcccccacatatttcccctgaaaagtagtcttaaagaactcccaggtcagtcgggctgagtaccctctttaaccgtgagccaccactgatatgcctcatctCGTAGTAGCGGTACAGTACTCTTCAATTTTTGCTTAGTTGTGCAATCTAGGTCATCCATAATTCTCTCTGTGGCCTctatccagtactcagccacattagggccAACTTCAATAATACCCCTGAAAAGCCCAACTCCGTTAGATCGGAGTTGTTCCGTAACTGACCCGCAGCTTCTAGCTtcagtattgggcccagcgaccctctctaaaatcttcaacatggcctgggacagtgcgtcatccccagtcactcgatcatgagactcggtcTTACTCACAGGTGAAGCCGGTGTCTCATTTGTATCCAAATTAGGCAGATTGCCAAATGATGAAGACCCAGCTTGAGCACCTCTACTGTCTCTACCATGGCCTCTTGTACCCCGTCCGTAAGTACCTCTGGTGCTTATTGTctaattgttttctatttgtattaacagttttatgcattagtttacagttccagtgtttattgacagatattttatgaaaacagtATCAGAAGTGTAAAGTTTGTTTCATACATCGTAGTGTCGAACAATATCTATCAGTTTtactacagtctcagtctacactattttaagtgttttcagtaaaatatatttatagtaGTCTCAATATATACTACTTATAACAGTTTCAAGATGTACTATCAAAAATAGTTTTAGAAATCTTACTAGATCAgtaccggagactcggtgtaccacactttCAATAAAAACATTTAGATATCGATTCCCAGAAATCACGTCTTAAAAATCCACATCCTCAgtcgagttttacaacctggctctgataccactaaatgtaacgctcTAAACACGGCCTAgccgttatggccgaatctggtgatgtcacatggtagtgagTTTGAAAACCGTAACTTGTGTTGGGAAACTGTAACTTAGCTTAAAACATTTTCTGTTTAGaatcttttcattattatttattaattctaataccgtgttaattaattattcgaaagctttcaaaatgtttaatctatatggaagcttttaaaacagatgACGTAATCGTAAGTATTTTGTTAAAACGTTTggttcttttgaaaactcgagttctCTTAAAACTAGTAGTTATAAATTAAGCAtcccaaatttaagaaaaatctataaataaaggccatatatacaataaaattcccaaattgaatttaaaatcaTCGTTAAGTACGAACAGTAAAAAGGGATCGTGTGGCCACCGGTGAGTCCTCCGCCGCTCCGATCCTCCTAAGTCTGGGGATCACCTGTACAGAtaaaacagaagggtgagtttacgaaaactcagtgtgtaatccccatatgAACAAGCAGTCATAATGCAATcatagtttgggcctaagcccatttcagtaacagtttcaatttcagttagggccttagcccattacagtatcaatatTCAGTATAGTAACAGTTATGCAGTATCAattcctacccagccagcctctacactctaaCTACGTCCAACcccacactccatgtggggatataatcaacccacccatccctacactccaagtagtatcaATTGCGGCACTATACAGCGATATGCAGTTGAGCTACTAGTAAGTTAGGCTCAAAGCCTTCTAGAACACTTCCTCCGATCAATAATAATCTATCCCCATGCCatgcatcatacaatcatgtcatgtcatatcatggTATCATACATGCATTCAGTACAATTTAACAGCATGCTCTATATACagtcatcaatatatatattgttcATGGATATAATAGttattcagtcaattaggggtctaggtaagttTACAGACCCAACTGAAGGTTCACAGCCGTCTCGGGTGACCCGTACAACCTTACCATCAAAACAGTGAAAATAGGCCTACATGCCCATGTTGTCGGCCCGTacaggcccacacggcccaaaatggccttggccgtgtgtatcacacggcctggcccaatacGTTCCACACGTACGTGTAgttcacccgtgtgggcccatGCGCCTaagtggcccacatggcccaactGGACTCGACCCATGAATCGCACATGGCCAGCCTCGTCGATCTCACGTCCATGTTATCCGTGCGGTAATGACATCCCCACTTTTTAGCTTTTCGCCGCTATCCGTTTTTCagagttgtgtttacacacctatTATAGTGTCACAGTAAAAACACTTTCGAGACTAGTAATACCTATAATTGAACATTTCAACTTAATCGTTAATCTTAACTCGTGATTAGCACAACAACACAAAGCCGAATGTACTTCCGAATCAATCGCATGATACCTACCTTATGAACCACGGACGTTTCCCTCTATAATTCGGCATCAGCCCAACCCTTCACTACAGACTTTCAGCTGTCATCACAGTTAACAAAAGGTCCCcaattacttatttaaaaatcGAACATTCAAAACACCATTAATAATCTTAAATCAACGATTTAAGCAAGACCCCCATTTCGAAGGAGATTCAATACGCATGATTCACTTACCAATGATAAACATTGTCCTTAACGTTCTAACTTGAGCAGTAGCACAAACTGATCACTGCCTTTCGCCTACCACAAGTACAACAATCCCCTTACTCACCAACCAAGAAACAAAATATAAGAGGCAGAAACATTACTTACCGAACGCACAACAATAAAATGGGAATGACGAGTTGCAGCACATAAAAGAGGTCAAAAAAAGAATGGATTAATGGAGAAGCCAAAGCAGAAGGAGAAGGAAGTTTTCTAGCAAGCAACCGGTAGCAACAATGAGAGATAGGAGGGGAAAACAATCAGTAGGAATAATCGGTACAAAGAACTAGGATTAGTcgacaaaaataaaatagaggAGAAAAGAAAGCCAAGGGGAAAATTCGGCAGAGAAAACCAaaagtagaaaagaaaaaaaatgtcagAATACTAGAATAATGAAGAAAGGTAGCCGAATTTGCCACTACCAGTTCAGCTTTATCCAACCTCTTCCACCATATTTTTCTCCCCAAATCCCTCCAAAACAATCCCTTCAAACACCAAATTCAAACCCCAATCCAACTCTTTAAAATTTGGTCAAACTACAACACCCATACGACAcaaacagtaaaaataaattccATTTTTGCGCAAGAATTTGAACCCCAAACCTCCTGCTTATTTGttctccacttaaccaccaaacctttaggcccattctgatatattttactaatttttatttaaaagcctactaactagagatagaggtttattcatttaaaaacaaaatttttcccaagctaaggcttgaacttgggacctcttaAACTCTTCTCCatacacttaaccattgaaccaggCATACAATTATGTCACAAACATAcggaaaaatatatgtgatggAGTCTTGGTGTTGTTATTATGTATTAAATATGTTAGTTATGTGTCTGGTATACCTATAGGATGTTTTGGTTTGTTTTGGTTGAGtctaagtttttaatttttgcacATTTGGGCTTGAAGTCTATATTTATGGGCTTGGGTATTGGAACCTCAAGCCTAGGTACCGGTACTTCTTAAACTGGTAATGGGAACCCAAACTCAATGTATCAGTATTTTCTGAAGACTGTAACCAAATTTTTGAAATAGGGGAGTCAAGTTTCAAAATCAAgcctcgagtatcgatactcgaggcCAAGTATCATGGACCtccaagtatcgatactcgtgctCGAGTATTGGTCAAACCCTTAAAGTCTCGAAACTCCAAAACATCAAAGCTCACTATTCCAAAATTCAAAGTCAAGTATCGGTACCTACAACCAATGTATCTGTGCTTTGGTTGCAGGATGCATATTTGGGGTCGCTCGACATTTTAAAGTTTGGTTAACCtctattttcatttgttttaggTCCAAGAATGATTGGGATGTTGTTAAAAGTTTAGAAATTGTGTTTAGATGCAATTTTTTGTGAAAAGAATGAATGAGTGGATTGCTCTGGTGACCAATATAACACTTCATATCTTATCAGACTCCTAAGCTAAGTTTTGATTGTTATAGGCAACGTGATTTACACTGCTAAACCTATCCTTGTTCCATTGCCAACCATCCCCTTTTACTACCTATTCAACTGCTTCCATCATTGCCTCCACTAACTCCAAAAGACCAAGACCTTGTTATAAGCTATACCAGAAATCAAATGGGAGTTAGCAAGTAGtgttctagaaaaatatctaagagaagaacaagaaaaattgTCAGTCACATTGCCTCACCAAGAACAATTGTTCACCATCTAAGCACCTCTCAACACCCTCGCCACACCCTAACACCATACCCACTACACCTATCAGCAACTCTCCACTCAATATAACCCTCTGTCACCATAACAAACAACCTCCTTCTTTTTTAGAACCTTAAACTCAACATATTGTTCTTGCTCAACAACCTCATTTATTGGAGAATCCTTACCACTAATAGTCAACTCAATTACAAtaataatgaatttaattttaaataatattcttaatgttttattaaaaatattttgtattaatattttaataataaatgtatattacaatttataaatatttagtaataaatgttttatagtataaaatatgaatattttcataatataaaaatgagtatttgtttaaATTCTTCTCAGCTTCATTTTAGTTCCAATATGTCACAATTCACTCTCATAtacttcaaattaatttttaattaggcaTTAGTTATTATTAAGTCTATATAAATATTGGCTCGAATAGTTGTTGAGTTACAAGTTGTGTGCATGGAAGGAGTGGCTAAGGGGATGGGCACTCCTTCAAGTATTGCGATAACAGGAGTAAAACAAGGGACACACAAATTGTTTAAGTAGTTCGGTTTCCCTATGTTTATAGAGCCTAGCTTAGAGAGAAATATTTACTATCTTCAACATTTACAACAAGTGGTCCTAAATCTATCACACAACCATGACAATTTCCTCACCTTTGTACCTTGAAGAATAATACTCTCACCACTAAATTCACCCTTGTGAATTTAGCATGTAAAACCACAACTCAATAGGTTTTACAATCACAATGCACTCATAAAATGAAGTTCCTTGCTAGAACAGATTAAGTATTTCATCTCTTTGTGTATAATAACCTATATAGTTCTCTCAATTATATAGAATATTTCAAGACTTGCTAACATAAAGAAGAGTTATCACAATCCTATTAAAGAGCAAGTAAATGGGttgaatacaatataataataataataaacaaagtaAACAAGGACTTTTGGCAGCTAAGATATCAAGGGTATAATCCAATCTAATCCAATATCCTCGATCCAAGAGATTGGATAAGTAAGACCCAGTCTAATTCGATCTTCCATATATGTTTCCTTAAGTGATATAATATTCAATGATGGGCTAGATACATTCCACAATATCAACATAGTCCAAAAATCCAATTCAATAAATtgtcaataatttaaatatggaAATTGTCTCAACTTTTGCAATCATCTAGGGAGTGAGCACTCTCGCAAGCACTCCTTCATCCTTCTCATATTTTGGAACATAAAATATTAGTTATTATGAAATGAAACTTCAGTTGTTAAAAGAAAATActtttatgatattttgttacaaagatattttatattgtttttgttCACTTAAAACAACTTTCAAAATCTTAGGGTAGCATTTGGGAACTaagattttagaatttaaatttcaaaaataatgtaAATTGAGTAGTAagctatttaaaataaaaattgtaacatTCGTGATCATTTCTCAAATCTATGAATTTGGTAGAAGCCTATTTAGTAATAACTTtgatatctttaaaatatttttggatttGACAAATccatattttttctattttttaatatctaTTATATTGAATCTCAACTAATCTTACTATAATATATACATTTcatgtaattaaaatttaaatccaaaatttaaaatctaagttACCATAATAAAATTTGCTAaacaactaaaaaaatataaaatttatccttaaaaaattatttttcagaaaaACTATTTTTAGAAAGTATTGCACAAACACAACCTTATTTCAATTGACTTGTGAATAAAAATATGGAAACCGTAGAAGAAATTATCATACAAAAACATATATGTTACTAAAcatctttattttaaaaatggataaatccAGTGGGCTAATAACTAACGAATGAGACGGAGAAAAGTAGTTGGAAAATTGGCATCTTCTTCAATCATAATCATGGCTTCTTCTGCTTTAATTTTCAATCTCCCTTAGATGGTTCTTTGTCTACCCCACGAATGCATGCTTCATCCCTCTCTATTTCACATtgctatatttttaattaattccaaaATTGGTTTCTCCAAAAATgtcatcttatttttattctagTGGGAATTGAATACTATCACAACACagtccatttttttttcttgaatttttttttaagctAAATATGCCTCTTTATCAATTATCATACACATATGACATACGGTGGAAAGCATGATGACTTTATGTACACAAACGTTGAACATAATTTTGAAGGTTTGTGAATGTTTGTCTGAAAAAGAGGCGAGGAGACCCTTCCTTTCCGGCAATGAGTGGGAAAGCAATAATTATTTGAGACCattgtttgtttttgtttggtTTAGAAAAGCATCATCTCAATTTTCATATGATGTTTTTTTGAGACCTCATTTGCACGTTTGATGCAAACCTAAATCATGATTCCTTCTTTCTCTTTGTCTTTGTCTTTGTCTGTCTTAAAATCACTTTCGATGTTAAGTTTCATCTCTtcatttcaaagaaacaaaaacattatttgataattaactaatttttgaattttgataaataattttacaaaatttgattaaggtaattattattattattttattaaattagataaaattacaaACTACCACCAAAAAAAACTATGaaataataattgaataattcTTATTTAGAGATATCTGTTAGACTTATTCAAACATCTGGTTATCTACTCAAGCCAGAAATATGGTCTAATAAATAAGTTTAGTTTCCAACATTCAAAACTCGAGCGCTGTTTGACTTAAatggtttttaattttatattacaaatattattttgtttttattttacataTGGTATAATTTCTATCACAATGATATATGATACTATAATGTATATACTAAAAGTATGTTTTTCaagatattaaaaatttaataaaattagttTAGAGTGGTGATTAAAACTCATGTCAAACACCTCTTCAGTACAAGTTTAAACCTTGTTATCTTCATTCTCAGTCTCAATATTGTATAAAATGTtaacaaaacaattaaattaacataaattatttttttatttcttttattaaatatgaGAGGCCTAAAACGAATTtgagctaatcatttacaaatatcAATAGAGTAGATAAGATTTGAGTCTCAAATTTTGGGTCAGACCAAACGGAAATaagattaaattatgttaataccATATATCGGTCCAACTCAAACCCAATCCAACCCAACCATAAACATCTCTAATACTCATTGGAGTTAAAAAATTAATCAGCTTCTTAATAAACTGCTAGGAGTATCCTCAGATTTGGGGGTTTAGGACATTGAACCCATTAGTAGGATTGAAAAGCCCAAATTCGGCCCAATTATTCCAATGTTTTGTGGGCCCTAATTGATATCTGCAAATGTTTACAACCATAAAATTTAGCAAGCTTTTCTGCAAAATCAGATGATTTCCCTGGAAGGGGTTTCAAGTATTCGGAAAACACATGATATGCTACCTATTCACTCAAAACCCAAGCTATGGAACCCATCCATTGCACCAAATCCACCAACATTTAAAAAGATTCTTCCACTAAAAATTTCAAACACTTGGAATGAAAACAAGGAAGCAAATGAATCAAAAGCAGGCAGAATCAAACGCCTGGTGCTTTCCAATGAAGGCAGAACCAAGCTCAACACCTTTCCCGACAGGGAATTCTATGCTTACCCCAGGTTTGTAACTCATGTTGATGATGGATTCATTGCCACACTAACAGATTTGTACAGGGAGAGGCTAAAGCCTGGCTCAGAGATTCTTGACCTCATGAGTTCATGGATTAGCCATCTACCAAATGAAGTCGTTTACAAAAGAGTGGTAGGGCATGGACTTAATGCTCAGGAGCTTGCCAGGAATTCTAGGATGGATTACTTCTTTGTCAAGGATCTAAATCAGGACCAGAAGCTCGAGATTGAAGACTCAAGTTTCGATGCTGTGCTATGCACGGTCAGTGTACAGTATCTTCAGCAACCTGAGAAGGTAACCTGTATGAATATGAAGTTGGATAGGAATCAATGAGATCATGAATCAACGATTGCTTGTTATAGGCTTTTGCAGAAGTTTTTCGCGTGCTTAGGCCAGGAGGCGTATTCATTGTGAGCTTCAGCAATAGGCTTTTCTATGAGAAAGCAATCAATGCCTGGAGAGATGGAACTGCATATAGTAGAGTACAACTTGTTCTTCAGTATTTCCAGTGTATTGAAGGGTTCACACAGCCGGAAGTGATCCGGGAATTACCGAGTGCTGGTAATTCTCAAGATGACAAGTCGCCGTGTAGTTGGTTCATGAAGTGGCTTGGGTTATTTTCGGGTTCAGACCCCTTTTATGCTGTCATAGCTTACAAGAACTTCAAACCTGTATATGATTGAAAAAGAAGTTAAGTAGATACTGTAATCTACATTTGAGCTTTAACTGCATCAATTATTTACCGTTTTAAGTTGGAACTTAGAGCtccttgaaagaaaaaaaaaaaaaaaccttgcatTGATtgaaggtttttctttttttttttactggtGTAATAATTCTTTTTTGCGTCATACGATCCTTGTCCAAAATTACCAAGGTCGCACTCCACGGCGTAAATCCTGCCATTTGTTAACAAACTAAGAATGTTTGAATTGCCATCAATTGGAAAACTAATTAGTACTACAATTTAAAAGGCTGAAATTCTCCCCAAGTCCAAATTTTCACTTAAATAGACCAAAATTTGCATGCCTTGAAAACCGTTGTGCTGCCCAAGAAGCATAGAACATGCTTGTTTAA from Gossypium hirsutum isolate 1008001.06 chromosome D04, Gossypium_hirsutum_v2.1, whole genome shotgun sequence encodes:
- the LOC107925971 gene encoding uncharacterized protein, whose product is MISLEGVSSIRKTHDMLPIHSKPKLWNPSIAPNPPTFKKILPLKISNTWNENKEANESKAGRIKRLVLSNEGRTKLNTFPDREFYAYPRFVTHVDDGFIATLTDLYRERLKPGSEILDLMSSWISHLPNEVVYKRVVGHGLNAQELARNSRMDYFFVKDLNQDQKLEIEDSSFDAVLCTVSVQYLQQPEKAFAEVFRVLRPGGVFIVSFSNRLFYEKAINAWRDGTAYSRVQLVLQYFQCIEGFTQPEVIRELPSAGNSQDDKSPCSWFMKWLGLFSGSDPFYAVIAYKNFKPVYD